A single region of the Streptomyces sp. AM 4-1-1 genome encodes:
- a CDS encoding DUF4429 domain-containing protein, translating into MTEITQRDGTWSFDGSEVRIVPGRGKGIHPLREALGEIVVPVRAVAGISFEPDRKGGRLRLRLRDGACPVLRAADGRLKDGADPYQLSVEKDRTGVAEFFVEEIRDVLLIEQVPTGPVDRFLLPGPSVPVAGGGGDGTASFDGGTVRLTWNWKAKEAKSSGGPVAFLVSEVTGVSWVPAIGLENGRLRFTLRGQWSSVSTPAESDPYSLDLWGLSKKEYTAVLVAAAVLVRLPEPAQASRKESAPPAPIEIPAPTHAPAEVTAPAPVPALTASASASADDHDVLLRRLRELGELHRAGVLTDDEFSTAKQAVLKRL; encoded by the coding sequence ATGACGGAAATCACCCAGCGCGACGGCACCTGGTCCTTCGACGGCTCGGAGGTGCGCATCGTGCCGGGGCGGGGCAAGGGCATTCATCCGCTGCGGGAGGCGCTGGGCGAGATCGTCGTGCCGGTGCGGGCCGTTGCCGGGATCTCCTTCGAGCCCGACCGCAAGGGCGGCCGGCTGCGACTGCGGCTGCGCGACGGGGCGTGCCCGGTGCTCCGCGCGGCGGACGGCAGGCTCAAGGACGGCGCCGACCCGTACCAGTTGTCGGTGGAGAAGGACCGGACGGGCGTCGCGGAGTTCTTCGTCGAGGAGATACGGGACGTCCTGCTGATCGAGCAGGTGCCCACCGGCCCCGTGGACCGCTTCCTGCTGCCGGGCCCCTCGGTCCCGGTGGCCGGTGGTGGCGGGGACGGCACGGCGTCGTTCGACGGCGGGACGGTCAGGCTCACCTGGAACTGGAAGGCCAAGGAAGCCAAATCCTCGGGCGGGCCCGTCGCCTTCCTGGTGTCGGAGGTGACGGGCGTGAGCTGGGTGCCCGCCATCGGTCTGGAGAACGGCCGGCTGCGCTTCACGCTGCGCGGGCAGTGGTCGTCCGTCTCGACCCCGGCGGAGTCCGACCCGTACTCACTGGACCTGTGGGGTCTGTCCAAGAAGGAGTACACGGCCGTCCTGGTCGCCGCGGCGGTGCTGGTCCGGCTGCCCGAGCCGGCGCAGGCGAGCCGGAAGGAATCCGCACCGCCCGCCCCGATCGAAATCCCCGCGCCCACGCACGCGCCGGCCGAGGTCACCGCCCCCGCCCCCGTTCCCGCCCTCACCGCCTCCGCCTCCGCCTCCGCCGACGATCACGACGTGTTGCTGCGCCGGCTGCGCGAGCTGGGGGAACTGCACCGGGCCGGGGTCCTCACCGACGACGAGTTCAGTACCGCCAAGCAGGCCGTACTGAAGCGGCTCTGA